From the Halorhabdus utahensis DSM 12940 genome, one window contains:
- a CDS encoding DUF5518 domain-containing protein gives MSFPAQQQSLRSRVFGTNWQPVVVGLVVTAVIAAVGFFIGRADLTLTSPGVGGLVGGFHYGKNTGDSAGLGLRIGMVSVALATGGAVSFVVFRAVYLGETEAAAPLPFVLYYGLGYLLVGGLLATIGGAVGTNLRRILVPHEYNPPLH, from the coding sequence ATGAGCTTCCCCGCTCAACAGCAGTCCCTCCGAAGCCGCGTTTTCGGTACCAACTGGCAGCCAGTTGTCGTCGGTCTCGTCGTCACGGCTGTCATAGCAGCTGTGGGGTTCTTCATCGGACGAGCTGATCTGACGCTCACGAGTCCGGGTGTGGGTGGGCTCGTCGGCGGCTTCCACTACGGCAAGAACACGGGGGATTCGGCTGGACTCGGATTACGTATCGGCATGGTCAGTGTGGCCCTCGCAACTGGCGGGGCCGTGTCGTTTGTTGTCTTCAGAGCGGTTTATCTCGGTGAGACCGAAGCCGCGGCACCCCTCCCTTTCGTCCTCTATTATGGATTGGGGTATCTTTTGGTAGGTGGGTTGCTGGCAACGATCGGCGGTGCAGTCGGGACGAACCTTCGACGGATTCTGGTCCCGCACGAATACAATCCACCCCTGCACTGA